Below is a genomic region from Fischerella sp. PCC 9605.
CTTTTTTACGACTTTTTGCTACTCATTGACATCCGTAGCTTGGCATATAATACTCGCTACACTTGCCAAGCTATAGGCTTTTTGGAGAAGTCGGGAAGGGGTGAAAGGGATGAAATTGTCCTTACCCTTTTCCCCTTTTCAATTTTCTATGTAATTTTTCCTAGTGTTTGAGCGATTGCTTCAGCATCTTTCCCAAAAAAAGTTTCCCTGTCGCCGTTACTCCAAACGATCCTGCAGGTAAATTGCCAAGCCATATTAAGATGAACTTTGCGAAAGCGAACTTGGCGAGCGTAAGCTAAATTTAATAATCCTTTTGTGGGTGTTTTGCAAAGAATGGGTTGTGTCATACAATTTGAATGTCCTGAAATGAAAAATGGTTTTGGGATAGAGAGGCGCTTGAGATTGGAAGTCGGAAGCGCCTTCTCTATTTCTATTAAACCAAGTTATATTGTAAAAGTCAACATAAATTGTAGTAAATAGTTGTAGTAGGAATTTGTGTAAATGAATTCAGGTAAAAATTTTACGGCATTAAGAGAGTCGCTAGGACTTACGCAAAAGCAAATAGCGGATGCAGTAGGTCTTACAGACCAAACTGTTTCCAATTGGGAAAGGGGAGTTAATGTACCACGCTTGACGCTAAGACAGACAGTGAAACTTTGCGAGATCACAAAGTCTAGCGTTGAAGAATTGGCTAATTTGTTTGAACCAGAAACATAAAATAGTTTCAGATAGTCGATTTCAATCTGCATTTTTGCCGATTGCTTTCTCAAAATGCCTAGATGCTTTCTTATTTTGGTGTTTTGAGTAAGCAAAAAGGCATATTGCTTTCTCAAAATGCGCGATCGCTTTATTCTCGAACAAGAATGGGCGGTGCGTCCAAGAGATATTCGGCGAGCGATTTTAGATTTTCGACCGAATATCATTCATTTTTGTGGGCACGGTGCGGGAAGTCAGGGTTTATGCTTTCAGGATGAGGCGGGAAATCTCCAGTTGGTGACGGGGGAGGTGCTAGCAGATTTATTTAAGAATTTTGCTACACAGATTGAGTGTGTGTTGCTTAATGCTTGTTATTCAGAAGTGCAGGCGGATGCAATTGTCCAACACATTGATTATGTGATTGGGATGAATGCGCCTATTAACGATAAACCAGCAATTGAATTTGCTGTGGGTTTTTATGATGGGTTGGCAGGTTACGATCCAGAACGGGATCAACTTCCACCTGTGGAGTTTGCTTTTAATCTTGGTTGTAATGCTATTGGATTAGCTGGGTTATCGGGCAATGATCCTCGTAATGCGGTGAGACTGAATGCTGGAGTATCAGTCGATATTATCCCTGTACTCAAAAAAAATCCTAATATTTTTGAGCTTGGATGTTGTTGGTTAAAACGCAATAAGGTTCAGTTAAGGCTGCGATCCCCCCTAGCCCCCCTTAAAAAGGGGGGAACCGGAATCAAAGTCCCCCTTAAAAAGGGGGGAAATTGTCTTAAAGTCCCCCTTAAAAAGGGGGATAATGGGGGATCTCTATATGTGTCGCATTCTTTTTTGAAATTGGTATAACAAAAAATCACCGAACAAGTAAAAAGTAAAAAGTAAAAAGTAAAAAGGCATTCATAAATAAGAAGAAAATATTGGGTTTGGAGCATCCTAAATTTATTTATGAAACAAGTAAAAATACTTTTTGAGAGACGCGTAGCGCGATCAAAAATGCGTCCATTTCAAATCCCCTTAATTTATTTATGGGAATTTTCTTTTTACTTTTTACTTTTATCTTTTTACTTTTTAAAACGGTTCTGCGTAAAAACCCAGGTGATTAGCAACTGGACGCTCACGCATAGGAATTTTAGTATGTATGGGAGCGTTTAACACTTTTGCTCCATCATTTGTTGCCATCACTACTGTAGTGGAACCGCCACCATCTAAGTTAAGTGCTGTATCAACACCTAAATCCATAACTATCTTGGCTAATTCAGGCATCTTGACTCCTTCGCTATAGATGGGTTGCTTACCATCGACAGCAATGAGCCAAAGTTTTTTACCTTCTTTATCAATACCTACAGCCATACGCGGATATGGTTTATCTCTGGGGTTTCGGAAAATCTGGGCTTTTGGTTTGCCATGTTCAACGAAAATCTCACTACCTGCAACACCTTGGGTTGTACCTTCAGGACACTTACCACTTTCTAAGATTTGGGCGCGGTTTTGGGAAAAGCACAATACTCGCCATCCCTGCTTGGTTTTTGCATAACGATCGCCATTAGAAATTGCCTCGCCGATGGGATAGGAGCGATCGCCACTGTGAGGATAATAATTCCAAGGAGTTTTTTCATCGAAGGCATTAAAATAACTAGCATTAACCGCCAATTGCAGCTTGAATTCACGCAGAAATTCTGAGGTGGTGCGGGCACTAGTTCTATCACGTTTTGATGCCATTGGAGGAGTCACCAGCGCTTTTACTCCTGGTGCTGTCAAGTCTACACTGACAACATGGATCATGATTGGACGTGGTGTAGAACGGGCATAACGTTGATAGGTAATGCCACGAAACAATATTTGCTCTTTATTAGTCTGGGGTGGGCGTAGGAAGTGTAGTGTACCGTAAAGTGCTAGTGGCAATAGTAGTAAAGCCGTACCAGTAGCTAGTAAATATCGTTGCATATGATGAATCCAGGCACTCTCAACTTTGCTAACCAGAATTTGCAAAATCGTTCTTTTCGGGGACGTAATCTCATTGGTGCTGATTTTAGCAATTCGGATATACGCGGTTGTGATTTTAGCAACGCCTTGCTGCGGGGAGCTAATTTTCAGGGAGTTAAGGCTGGTCAAACTCTCATGCACCTGATCATTGTAGTGGCGATCGCAATATTCGTGGCGATCGCAGCAGTCCATGCAATTAGCGAAATGTTGTTTGGCATTCTCGGTTTAACTCCGGAAGAACCAGCTTGGGTTTATAACGTTGCTTTTTTCTCTTGCTTGGGAATCGCAGCAGTAGCTTCAGCTGTTAGAGGTTTGACTGGCACTAAATTTATCATCCAACGCATCGCTACAGCAGTTTCGGGAGCAGTTTCAGGAGCATTACTAGCTTTGTTTTATCGCGGTATCACCACAATGGGAACTAATCCGGAAATTCGAGTTAAAGCTTTGGCTATATCCTTATTAGGAATGGCATTTCTCGGCTTTTATTTTCCCAGGGGATTGGTAGCAGTTGCAATTGGCAGCGCAGGGTTAGTAGCGGTATATGGATTTACATTTTTAGTGGCAACAACAACATTCGCATACTTAAGCACCTACAACCTAGTTTGGGGATTGGTATGGAGTTGCTTGTTGGTAGGAGCGATCGCCATGACAATAATTTCCCTGATTCAACTTGCTAGAGATATTACAGGCTTCTTCGCCACATCTTTTCGCGGTGCTGACTTAACCGATGCTAATTTTGAGGGTGCGAAACTTGGCAGCACAGATTTTTCTAGGGCAATAGGTTATCGAGGTTAGGGGAAATAATCGCCTACTTCCGTTTCGTCCACAGCCAAGCCAACCACCCAAAAAACAAGGTAGCCAAAACACTCCAAAATAATGATGTAACTATGGGATGGAGTGGGTTATTCAAAGATATAGGTGCGAAGGGTTTATCGATGTGTTGTGTGACAACGCCTGATACGATTGCACCTCCACCCAAACCTACACCGATGATTTGGATGGTTTGTTCCAAAGAGCGATCGCGTTTGGCTTGTTCGATTTCAACTATGCCGCGAATTGAGGATATGGCTTGTTCTAACAATGCCGAACCGTGGTTAAAATAACCCAAATCGGCATTGATTTGTTTTTGGAAGAACGGAGAACTTTTTTGATAGAAAGTTTCGAGAAAATTTAAATCTTCTTGGGGGATTTTACCATGAATTTGTTGCAATCTGTCATTATAATTCTCAGCATTGATGGTAATTGTCTTTTGATACTCTTCTAAATTTCGCAACCAGCGAGTATATTCGACTGATATTTGGGGAAGCTCTTTTAATTTTTCAGTTAATTTATTTAAATCCTCTTCAGTTAAAGAACTACTAACATTGTTTATTTGGAGATTATCAATCTTTTGATAAGCCGAAGCTAGTTGTTGATAAATTGCTCTACTATCTTGAAAAGCTTTGACAACTTTAGTCCTAAAGAAAAATAAATCTAATAACTCTTGATAGGTGAGATTCAACTTTTCATCAGTCTGTTCATCGGCAAATAACCAGATCAGAACGTGCTGATAGTTGCCTGGCTGTCTAAACAATCCATATTCAAAAATTGGACTACCAAATAACTCGCCTTGACGATTGAAGGGTGGACGTTGGCTAGGATTGGGAAAAACAGCTTGCAAACATCCTTGGGCTATTTCATAGAGATGTTTTTTATCTTTAGGGCTTGTTAGCCAAGCGGTAATTAACAAAGTTTGTCCCAGAAAGAGTTGATTTTTTGGTAAGGTGAAGATATTATTTGGATTTAACTTACTCAAAAAACTAACATCTACATCTTCAGTTGGTGTATCAGCTGTTTCTTCTTCTGGGCGACGTAGATTTAGCCACAAACCGTAGCTATCATAAATTCGCAAAGGATAAGCAAAACCCTTAACAATTAAGCCTTGCTGAGTATCTAAAAAAATCTTGCCATCAAAACCTAGCGAATAATCGCCGTTTATTACTTCCGATTCTTTGAGCAAATCAACACGCGGGTGATCGGGTTCTTTATGAATATCTATATGCTGACTCAAATCTAAGTCTTTGTGCAGAATTGTACGGACAATTTCCTCTGCACCTTGCCAAAGTTTGCAGCCATCATCCTTGTTATTTACCTCAATATTTGAGCCTTTATAAAGCTGAAAAGCGAATAAGTGAATATTCGGCGCATATATTTTCATATTTTATTTCATGGCAGTATCTTAGATTTTGTGTAGTAGGGTGGCAAGTCTAATTTGATGCAATCTAATTTTCTTGTGGGATGGGCGTCTCGTCCGTCCTGTGCGTGCGGGCAAGATGCCCACACCACAATAACTATAATCTTATGCACTATATTTAGACTTGTCACGCCACTACAAATTTGTTTGCTATTTTTTGACATTCTCTCCCTGCTTTTTATCTTGTAATTTTTGCACTTCCTCTTGCAAAACTCGATAGCGATTTTCGAGAGTATTTTCTTGAGAGGCGGGATTTGACTTTTGAACTTTAGAAATTTCACGTTCTGTAACTAATACCGCATCTCTCACAGATTCATGATTGATATACCATAACCGAATCGCTTCTGCGAGTGACTCTGTTGTCAGATGTTTTAATTCAGTGAGATTTTTTTGCAGTGATGGTATATCTTGAATGGCTGCATCATCAAATACATAATCTTGCTCTTGCACTACTTTTGTAAAAGCTTGAATTAATTTTTCCGGTTCCATATTTTATACCCCTTGGAAATTTTTGTTTTCAAATTTTTTTGCTTGTAGTTAGCGCTTTAGCGCTAAAGCACTAACTACGAACTCATTAACAAAATCCTCCCCCTCTCCGTTTACGGAGAGGGGGTAGGGGGTGAGGTTACTCTCCTATTGCACAAAATGCTGCCCAAAAACACGCCTGTTGAAATGGTTTATGTTCTGGCTTGTAGTTTTGTTCTAATCTCTCTTTAATTTTGTGTTTTTGCTGTGTATTCATCTCTGTTTTACCATCAATCCATAAGAGCAAAT
It encodes:
- a CDS encoding helix-turn-helix transcriptional regulator, which encodes MNSGKNFTALRESLGLTQKQIADAVGLTDQTVSNWERGVNVPRLTLRQTVKLCEITKSSVEELANLFEPET
- a CDS encoding CHAT domain-containing protein, whose translation is MRDRFILEQEWAVRPRDIRRAILDFRPNIIHFCGHGAGSQGLCFQDEAGNLQLVTGEVLADLFKNFATQIECVLLNACYSEVQADAIVQHIDYVIGMNAPINDKPAIEFAVGFYDGLAGYDPERDQLPPVEFAFNLGCNAIGLAGLSGNDPRNAVRLNAGVSVDIIPVLKKNPNIFELGCCWLKRNKVQLRLRSPLAPLKKGGTGIKVPLKKGGNCLKVPLKKGDNGGSLYVSHSFLKLV
- a CDS encoding phosphodiester glycosidase family protein, which translates into the protein MQRYLLATGTALLLLPLALYGTLHFLRPPQTNKEQILFRGITYQRYARSTPRPIMIHVVSVDLTAPGVKALVTPPMASKRDRTSARTTSEFLREFKLQLAVNASYFNAFDEKTPWNYYPHSGDRSYPIGEAISNGDRYAKTKQGWRVLCFSQNRAQILESGKCPEGTTQGVAGSEIFVEHGKPKAQIFRNPRDKPYPRMAVGIDKEGKKLWLIAVDGKQPIYSEGVKMPELAKIVMDLGVDTALNLDGGGSTTVVMATNDGAKVLNAPIHTKIPMRERPVANHLGFYAEPF
- a CDS encoding pentapeptide repeat-containing protein — translated: MMNPGTLNFANQNLQNRSFRGRNLIGADFSNSDIRGCDFSNALLRGANFQGVKAGQTLMHLIIVVAIAIFVAIAAVHAISEMLFGILGLTPEEPAWVYNVAFFSCLGIAAVASAVRGLTGTKFIIQRIATAVSGAVSGALLALFYRGITTMGTNPEIRVKALAISLLGMAFLGFYFPRGLVAVAIGSAGLVAVYGFTFLVATTTFAYLSTYNLVWGLVWSCLLVGAIAMTIISLIQLARDITGFFATSFRGADLTDANFEGAKLGSTDFSRAIGYRG